The sequence CTTCCAGCAAGGTAATTTGGTGTTTCGTTTCAGAAATATGCTGTTCAATACGGGCGCGAACATCAGGATAATTATCGATGCGGCTGGCCATTGATTCGAGCATAGATTCGGCTTGCTTTTCCATGGCGTGAGCATCGCGTAGCCAGTCATGGTAGTGTTCTACGTGATTCATATTTTCTTCCTCGGGTTCGGTTAATTCAGATTTACTTTGCCGCTTTCTGATTAATATTACCGATGGCCAGATCGGTGAGTTTAAGATCGGTGGATTTCTCTTCTTCCAGCGTCTCGGCTAATAATTTTACTGCCTGGGTATAACCTAATTGCTCCGCCAGGGTGGCGAGCGTGCCATAGCTGGCAATTTCGTAGTGTTCGACTTTTTGCGCAGCCGCAATCAGTGCCGCATCACGCACTTCATTTTTCTCTGTGCTTTCAATCACTTCGTTGGCTTCTTCAATTAAGCCTTCCATCGCCACACACTTCATTCTTTTCAGTTTAACGTTGGGCGTTTTCTCGATAAGCTGATCGATACGTTCAATCTGGCCGTGGGTCTCTTCCAGGTGTGCTTTAAACGCAGCGCTCAGATCCGGGCTGGAGGCTTCGCGGGACAATTTAGCCAGGGCACGGGTCAACTGTTTCTCTGCACTGTAGGTGTCAGAGAGCAGGTGGATAAAGACATCCTCTATACTTTTCATATTCATATGCTTTTCTCCAGTGACAGGAAAATTCTGCGAGCCCGCGGACTCGCAGAGTACCGATTAAAGTGAAGAACAGGTTTTAATAATGAGATGAATTAAGAGTTGTCAGATTTACGTCCGCCACCATGGCTATGCTGACCCCCTTTTTTACCTGCTTCAGAAGCGCGCTGCGGATCGTTTTTGAAATTACCGCCGCTTTGCTGTCCACCTTTTTTGCCTGCTTCAGAGGCCTTTTCACGATCCTGTGCGAAATTACCTGAACCACCACGTTGCTCTGCCATATTATGTTTCCTCATATACATCGTTTATGTCAGTAAGATACGTTTTCTTCCGTATCCGTTGTCGTTCAGAATTAAATTTAGCCGCTAATTATCAGGAGTCAAACCGCATTTTCGACATTATTTCCTGTTCAGCTGACAAGTTGTCTGAATATATCGGTTCGCTTGTTGCGGAAATAATTTCCCTCAAGGTGATGTAATCAAACAACCTTCCG comes from Leclercia sp. AS011 and encodes:
- a CDS encoding YciE/YciF ferroxidase family protein, whose product is MNMKSIEDVFIHLLSDTYSAEKQLTRALAKLSREASSPDLSAAFKAHLEETHGQIERIDQLIEKTPNVKLKRMKCVAMEGLIEEANEVIESTEKNEVRDAALIAAAQKVEHYEIASYGTLATLAEQLGYTQAVKLLAETLEEEKSTDLKLTDLAIGNINQKAAK
- a CDS encoding general stress protein, which gives rise to MAEQRGGSGNFAQDREKASEAGKKGGQQSGGNFKNDPQRASEAGKKGGQHSHGGGRKSDNS